The nucleotide sequence ATCTCGTGCGGCGGTCAGATGACTACCGCGCTCGTCGCCTGCGCGCGCTTTGGTTTGCGGACAAAATACCTGGGCGCCACGGGCACCGACGAGAATGGCCGGCGGATTCGTCAGGAGCTCGCCCACCACAAGATCGACACTGCGGATGCGGTCATCCATGACGCGCCGAACCAGTACGCCGTCATCTTGGTCGACGAACGAAGCGGCGAGCGCATCGTTTTGTGGGACCGCGACGAGTGCCTACACCTTCGCCAGCGTGAGATCCCGAAGAGCGCGATCACGTCGGCGCGGCTCCTCCACGTCGACGACGTGGATCAGGAGGCAGCGATCAGGGCGGCGTTGCTGGCGCGGGAGGCTGGTCACCCCGTCACGACCGACATCGACCGGCTGACCGACCGCACGCTTGATTTAGTCGACGCCGTGACGATCCCGATCTTCGCAGAGCACGTGCCGCTCGGCCTGACCGGTGCCCGTGACGCCGAGACGGCCCTGAAGCAGCTGCGGACGAGGCAGCCTGGGCTCTTGTGCGTCACGCTGGGATCGGAAGGTGCGCTGGCGCTGGACAGCGATCAGCTGATCCACTCCCCCGCGTACGAAGTGACCGCCGTCGACACAACAGGCGCCGGTGACGTCTTTCGGGCTGGCTTCATCTATGCCTGGCTGCAGGGCTGGCCTACCGATCGCATCCTCCGCTTCGCCAATGCCGCAGCCGGCCTGAGCTGTACTCGCCCCGGCGCGATCGCAAGCGTGCCCTCGCTCGATGAAGTGCTACGTCTGCTGGACAGTTAGACGAGTCCTTAGGTAGGGCCGCCTCGCCGAGGCGGCCGAACGGCGCGTTCACGCCTTCGCGCTCCGCGCTACGGCGGACGAGTCGGCGAACTCGCCCTCCCTACTCTGTCTGCGTGTCGTCCTCCGCGCGGCTGTACACGACGCGCCCATCGAAGATCGTGGTCTGGACGACGCTGTCGGCAAGACGGTCGGGAGGCAGCGAGAAGATATCGGTGGAGAGTACCACGAGGTCCGCGAGCATCTCTGGCGCGATAACACCCTTGCGACTGTCCTCGAAGGACGCATAAGCGGGCGCGCGCGTGTAGGCGTCGATCGCCGCCGCGAGCCTCTGGCCGTCCGGCCCGGCGCCAGCCGCCGTGAAAATGGCGGAAAGTGGATCGCCTGGATCACCCAGCCAGCGGCTGCCGAGCAGGATCTCGTCGCCGCCCTCGAGCGACGCAAAGGAACGCGCGACCGGCGATGCGAGATCGGCGAGAATGCCGAGCGACTGGAAGCGGAGCCAGTCGACGTTGTCGAGCGGGACGTCGAGCTCGATGCGATGGCGGCGGATATGTCTCTCACCGCCGCGGTTGACCTCGAGCGCATGGAGAAATGCTTCGAGTCCCATATCTGCAACATCGGCAGTAGGTGCCTGAACCATCACCTGCCAACCACGCTCATCCATCAGCGCGACGACGTGGTTCAATTCTGCCTGCGTCGGGCGAAGTGGCGCGCTGGTGTCGGCCTGGCGCAGCAGCTTCTGCGGCCCGCTCTCCACCCCAGGCCGGCTGCCGGCCTGGGGACCCCGCTGATCGAGGACGTCCCCCACGGTCACGCGCACGCCGCCGGTCTTGAGCAGCGGGTCATCCAGATACTGTTTGCGAACGGCGTCGAGGCGTGCGGCGTCCTCCTCTGTGAGATCGGTCCGCACGGCGAGGAGCGCATAGACACGTACTCCTAGCTCGTCCGCAGCGCGAAGCTGCTCGTAGAGCTCCAGATCTTCGGCGCCGGCGCTGATGTCCTGAATGCTCGTGATGCCGAGGCGATGCGCCCGAGCCAGCACGCTGCGGATGGCCTGCAGACGCTCGCCGCGCGTGTGCTGCGGCTCCACTGGCTCGACGAGTGTCCGAGTGTCCTCGTCGCGTGAGAGACCGGCCTCCACCACACGGGCGTGTGCCTCATTGAAGCCGGGCAAGACCGTCCCGCCATGTGCGTCGACGAAGCGCGTTTCGCGGCGGCGGAGGCGTCTGATTTCCCAATCGGTGCCGACGCGGAGGATGCGATTGCCGCGGACTGCGACCGCTTCGGCCATTGGCTGGCCAGCGCCAGTGTAGACCTTACCGTTGTATATGATGAGGTCCACCGGGCCCTCACCGTCATTTTGCGCTCCAACGAGGAGGCCGGCGATGAGCGTGCCAGCGACGATGACAGAGACGAGGTAAGCAGTTAGGCGTGCGGCCATAGCGACGCTCGTGGCGAACGCGTCATTCTAGATCGGAAAGGGCGTCCGGCGTCGGAAAACGGGAAAACGGGGAGAAACATGCCCGTCATCTTTTCTCGTAACATGGGCGTGCGTGATGACATCAGTCTACGTGCTGTTGGTCGTGGGCGGCGGCGCCGTCGCTGGCGTGCTCGGGGCGCTGCTCGGCCTCGGCGGTGGCGTCTTCCTGGTGCCGCTGCTGACGTTGGGCCTCGGCCTTCCATTCAGGCATGCGGCAGCAATCAGTCTGCTCGCGGTAATCGCCACCTCCAGTATGGTCACGGCCGGGAGCACCGGCCGCCGCGTCATCAACGTCCGGCTTGGCATGGTGCTCGAGGTCGCGACGACATTGGGCGGTCTGGCGGGCGGCCTGACCGCGCTCACGCTGTCGCACCGCGTGCTCAGCGCGCTGTTTGGCGTCGTGGCGATGCTCATTGCCGTGGTCATGTTGCGCCAGCGCAACGAGCTCGTGACCGTCCTCGACGAAGCGGCCGATCCCGGGTGGCTCGGCGGCCGCTTCTACTCATATGACCGGGGCCGTCAGGTCACCTATCGCGTCAAGCGGCTACCCGTGGCACTCGGGATGTCCTTCCTCGCCGGCAACGTGTCAGGTCTGCTGGGCGTTGGCGGCGGGATTCTCAAGGTGCCGGCACTGAACGCGTGGTGCGGCGTGCCGCTGCGTGTCGCAGCGAGCACGAGCTCGCTGATGATTGGCGTCACGGCCGTCGCAACAGTTCCGCTCTACTACGCGAACGGCGATGTGGTGCCTCATCTGGCAGCGGCGGCCGTCCTCGGGGTGCTCGCCGGATCCCAGGCGGGCCTCTGGCTGTGCGAACGCACGCGTGCGAAGCGGCTGAAGATCCTCATGGCCTGCGTGCTGCTCACTGTGTCGCTTCTCATGGTGATGGGGGTACGATGACGCACCTTTCGTCCACCGCCTCCAGTACCGAAACCCTCGCTCGGCTCGAGCTCATTGTCGGCCGTATCCTGCGCATTGGCGTGGTCGTGGCGACGGTGCTGCTCGTGGTGGGACTCGCGCTCTGGGTGCCTCGCGTCGAGCCCACGATAGCGCTCCAGCTGCTTCATGCCGGTCTCATCACGCTCATGCTTACGCCAGTGCTGCGCGTCGTGGTCTCGGTCGTAGAGTTTGCGCGGGCGCGAGACTGGTTCTTCATGCTGGTCACGCTCGCGGTGCTGGCCGTGCTCGGCGGCACCTTCTGGGCGGCGATGCTTCAGCGATGACCAGACGACCGTGAACGCTCAGCCGGGCTCGTGCAGCCTTCGACTGAATTCCTCCAGCGCCGCCTGCCGCAGGGGCGCTTCCACGAGAGGGAAGCCAGCGAGCACGTGTGCATAGAGCGCCTTGTCGAGCCGATAGAGGTGGGCGACGGCCGCTTGCAGCATCGCATGTGATGCGAGATCCGCTGGATCGTCGTGCAGACGGCGCGCCAGCGAGACGATGACGCTGTGCTCAGGACTACCGCGTGGCGGTCGCGGCACCGGGAGTGTCTCGAGGAGCGTGGTGGTGACGTGGTTACTGATGAACAGCCTCACGTAGGCGTTCGCGACATAGCTGTTGAGCACGGCACACAGGAATAGCTGCTCGTCACGCTCGAGCGGCGTTTCGAGCGTGAACAACGTATGCGTCGACGCGGTCATGGCCGGCAGGATGGCCGCGATGAGACTCACGCGATTCGTTGCAGAGGCGACATCTCGATACGCGAGCCTCTCATGGCGGACTCTCGCGAGCCGGCCCGGTGTCGCGCCCAGCAGATCGAGCGGTACGCTGGCTCGCGAGGCGGAGACATCCACGACGAACGGTCTCACGTGCTTCCCCTCGACAACGGGCATCCCGTGGCCTGGCAACCGAAGTCGAGCGCGATCGTCGCTGGCGTTCAGCTCACGTCCGAAGTGGACTTGCCAGCCGTCAGAGCTGCCAAGTGCCGGCGCCGAGGCGCAGAGGTGTGCGAGAAAGCGGAGGTCAACTGGCGACCGCACATTGGGGATTGCGAGCCGCGAGCCCGAGAGCCGACGCAGGAGCGACGTTGCGATTGAAGTCCAGAACCGAACCGGCTCGCCGTGGTGAGTATCGGGAATGCTGTCGAGGTCACCTGGTGTGACCACGCCAAACCGGCACGGTAGGTGGTCCGTGCGTCCGGCGGCCGTGGCGGCGAGCAGTAGAAAGCGCACGCCGCGATGGATGGGAAACACACCTCGCGTGTTCTCGAATCCGACGAGCGCATCCAGCGTGCAGGTGTCGAGCAGTCGCTGCCGCAGCCCGCTCGAGCCCAGGTCGGTGGCCAGACCCCACGGGAGAACCATCCCTAGGCGGCCACCTGATCGCGTAAGTTGCAGCGCTCGCTCGACGAAGAGCTGATACGAGTTCACGTGCGCCTCGCGGCCGGTCGCGTAGATGCCCGAGTCACGCACGAAGCGGGCGATGCTCTTCGCCCGTGCTCGAGACTGGCCACGGTCCGATTGCGTGTCGGCACGGAGCATGTCCCACGGAGGATTGCTCAGCACCGCGTCGAACCCCTGCGCCGCTCGGGGCGCCCCATCGGTGTTGGCAAACACTTCGGGGAACTCGAGTGTCCAGTGAAACAGCCGAGCCTCCGCCGCGACCTCCGTTCCTCGTGTGCGCCACGCGTCGCACAGACCGTGCGGGACGACCGAGTCTCGGCCCAAGAGATCGTCGATGATTCCCCCAGCCATGGCCGGCGACAGCGGGAGCCCCTCAGGCCGAAGGAAGGAGGTGCACCAGAAATCGAGGACACGCCGCCACTTGGCAAGCGGTGCACCGTCAGAGCGTAGTGCCGCGAGGCGGCGCTCCTTGCTCGTCACCACCTGCGGGGATGCGTCCTCGTCCAGCGCCAGACGCCAGACATCCGGGAGCGTGGCGCGCACATCCGCCTCGAGTGCCTCCGCGTCGAACAAGGGGATCTGCCCGCCGGCCGATCGCGCCCGACGAATCCGGGCGCCTGGTTGACGGCGCGCGACGTCGGCCAACGACGCACCAAGCAAGCTGTCGCCCACGCGGAGGTGATGATCGAGGAAGGTGAGCGGGAGGTCCGCCGCGAGCGACGCCAGCCAGAGTGAGAGGCGAGCGAGCTGCACAGCCATTGGATTGAGATCCACCCCATACAAGCAGCGCTGCGCCACGAGGCGGCGAAAGACCA is from Luteitalea sp. and encodes:
- a CDS encoding DUF1634 domain-containing protein, which gives rise to MTHLSSTASSTETLARLELIVGRILRIGVVVATVLLVVGLALWVPRVEPTIALQLLHAGLITLMLTPVLRVVVSVVEFARARDWFFMLVTLAVLAVLGGTFWAAMLQR
- a CDS encoding TSUP family transporter → MTSVYVLLVVGGGAVAGVLGALLGLGGGVFLVPLLTLGLGLPFRHAAAISLLAVIATSSMVTAGSTGRRVINVRLGMVLEVATTLGGLAGGLTALTLSHRVLSALFGVVAMLIAVVMLRQRNELVTVLDEAADPGWLGGRFYSYDRGRQVTYRVKRLPVALGMSFLAGNVSGLLGVGGGILKVPALNAWCGVPLRVAASTSSLMIGVTAVATVPLYYANGDVVPHLAAAAVLGVLAGSQAGLWLCERTRAKRLKILMACVLLTVSLLMVMGVR
- a CDS encoding N-6 DNA methylase — translated: MEGLDGPLISHHAASHLVWPAFRGQLGEQSAAGAGRRFRACQRSAQATLGPASGLRAVLEVAVTPVARLLGYTVHDAVREENALFGELRALREVRLGLVVLAWDASLAAGWRATVRDGLARSTPWSICCNGTRLRVVDIRRSHARRYVEFDLAAAERDPHLFALMWALCRAAAFAPNPRLGGDDTLFAQIVALSARHGVSVCQSLHGGVRLALDRLGTALAPSERRLSREKRKGQAGARSEARAQARSQAPSLGPGLAEQSLTLIYRLLFLLFAEARRLVPVWHPVYRASYSMAALIDALRSSRPPVGLWSSLQATCRLAHSGCRFEDLIVTPFNGRLFAPARTPLGEAARVSDDVMRDVLLALTTRRTVGGREHISYGDLGVEELGAVYERVLDHAVSLDLKESKDSRSERPSTRKETATFYTPRSITDFLVRRTLAPLVVDAGSEDILRLKVLDPAMGSGAFLVAACRFLADAYERALVAERRAGPGDITDKERVVFRRLVAQRCLYGVDLNPMAVQLARLSLWLASLAADLPLTFLDHHLRVGDSLLGASLADVARRQPGARIRRARSAGGQIPLFDAEALEADVRATLPDVWRLALDEDASPQVVTSKERRLAALRSDGAPLAKWRRVLDFWCTSFLRPEGLPLSPAMAGGIIDDLLGRDSVVPHGLCDAWRTRGTEVAAEARLFHWTLEFPEVFANTDGAPRAAQGFDAVLSNPPWDMLRADTQSDRGQSRARAKSIARFVRDSGIYATGREAHVNSYQLFVERALQLTRSGGRLGMVLPWGLATDLGSSGLRQRLLDTCTLDALVGFENTRGVFPIHRGVRFLLLAATAAGRTDHLPCRFGVVTPGDLDSIPDTHHGEPVRFWTSIATSLLRRLSGSRLAIPNVRSPVDLRFLAHLCASAPALGSSDGWQVHFGRELNASDDRARLRLPGHGMPVVEGKHVRPFVVDVSASRASVPLDLLGATPGRLARVRHERLAYRDVASATNRVSLIAAILPAMTASTHTLFTLETPLERDEQLFLCAVLNSYVANAYVRLFISNHVTTTLLETLPVPRPPRGSPEHSVIVSLARRLHDDPADLASHAMLQAAVAHLYRLDKALYAHVLAGFPLVEAPLRQAALEEFSRRLHEPG
- a CDS encoding amidohydrolase family protein — encoded protein: MAARLTAYLVSVIVAGTLIAGLLVGAQNDGEGPVDLIIYNGKVYTGAGQPMAEAVAVRGNRILRVGTDWEIRRLRRRETRFVDAHGGTVLPGFNEAHARVVEAGLSRDEDTRTLVEPVEPQHTRGERLQAIRSVLARAHRLGITSIQDISAGAEDLELYEQLRAADELGVRVYALLAVRTDLTEEDAARLDAVRKQYLDDPLLKTGGVRVTVGDVLDQRGPQAGSRPGVESGPQKLLRQADTSAPLRPTQAELNHVVALMDERGWQVMVQAPTADVADMGLEAFLHALEVNRGGERHIRRHRIELDVPLDNVDWLRFQSLGILADLASPVARSFASLEGGDEILLGSRWLGDPGDPLSAIFTAAGAGPDGQRLAAAIDAYTRAPAYASFEDSRKGVIAPEMLADLVVLSTDIFSLPPDRLADSVVQTTIFDGRVVYSRAEDDTQTE